The Streptomyces seoulensis genome contains a region encoding:
- the rpsT gene encoding 30S ribosomal protein S20: MANIKSQIKRIKTNEKARLRNKAVKSSLKTAIRKAREAAAAGDVEKATEYQRAAARQLDKAVSKGVIHKNQAANKKSALSSKVADLKG; this comes from the coding sequence GTGGCGAACATCAAGTCCCAGATCAAGCGGATCAAGACCAACGAGAAGGCTCGGCTGCGCAACAAGGCCGTCAAGTCCTCCCTGAAGACCGCGATCCGCAAGGCCCGCGAGGCCGCTGCCGCGGGTGACGTCGAGAAGGCCACCGAGTACCAGCGCGCTGCCGCGCGTCAGCTCGACAAGGCCGTCTCGAAGGGCGTCATCCACAAGAACCAGGCCGCCAACAAGAAGTCGGCGCTCTCGTCCAAGGTCGCGGACCTCAAGGGCTGA